One genomic region from Pseudomonadota bacterium encodes:
- a CDS encoding serine/threonine protein kinase produces the protein MEPGKTEQAKVEHATVKEVGHGRYQLGRVIARESTGTVHEAHDSKANLAVTVKVLHPTFTRDATKIARFTREAQLLERIQHPNVARILDLGEDEGGVLYLAMESLQGRRLHDMLQAGPLPREYGLSIVRQVVEGVGAAHEQGVLHRGLTPDSVMVDTDPRDGSARVKLTDFGIAKLAEPGVAGGTVELITGKPEYMSPEQCQGKSADQRADLYACGCILYLTLTGRLPITGRNPVDVILAQCDKVPAPPTRIRPELPEVIDRICVKALAKRPEDRYQSAGELASDIRQAERGSSVSPVPSVDTRRVVAAGGGLRAQDPKWLLVSFALGVAAAALALRFVLDWGP, from the coding sequence ATGGAACCAGGAAAGACCGAGCAGGCCAAGGTGGAACACGCTACCGTCAAGGAGGTAGGGCATGGACGCTATCAGCTCGGCCGGGTAATCGCGCGCGAGAGCACGGGGACGGTGCATGAGGCGCATGACTCGAAGGCGAATCTGGCTGTTACGGTGAAGGTGCTACATCCCACGTTTACCCGCGATGCGACGAAGATCGCCCGCTTTACCCGCGAAGCGCAGCTGCTCGAGCGGATCCAGCATCCCAACGTGGCGCGCATCCTAGACCTAGGAGAAGACGAGGGTGGCGTGCTGTACCTCGCCATGGAGAGCCTGCAGGGCCGGCGGCTGCACGATATGCTGCAGGCTGGCCCGCTGCCGAGGGAGTATGGCCTTTCGATCGTGCGTCAAGTCGTCGAGGGGGTGGGGGCGGCTCACGAGCAGGGCGTGCTGCACCGAGGGCTCACACCCGATAGCGTCATGGTGGACACGGACCCGCGGGACGGTTCGGCGCGCGTCAAGCTTACGGACTTCGGGATCGCCAAGCTAGCCGAGCCCGGGGTTGCGGGAGGCACGGTCGAGCTCATCACCGGCAAGCCCGAGTACATGTCTCCCGAACAGTGCCAGGGCAAATCCGCCGATCAGCGCGCTGACCTCTACGCGTGCGGCTGCATACTGTACCTCACACTCACTGGCCGCTTGCCCATCACCGGTCGCAACCCCGTCGATGTGATTCTCGCGCAGTGCGACAAGGTGCCAGCGCCGCCGACGCGAATACGGCCGGAACTGCCCGAGGTGATCGACCGTATCTGCGTGAAGGCCCTCGCAAAACGACCTGAGGATCGCTACCAGAGCGCTGGCGAGCTGGCCTCGGACATTCGACAGGCCGAGCGAGGATCCAGTGTCAGCCCTGTTCCCAGCGTTGATACAAGGCGGGTTGTCGCCGCTGGGGGTGGCCTGAGGGCACAGGATCCAAAGTGGCTTCTGGTGTCGTTTGCCCTGGGCGTGGCTGCGGCTGCCTTGGCGCTGCGGTTCGTGTTGGATTGGGGCCCCTAG